A region from the Waddliaceae bacterium genome encodes:
- a CDS encoding type II secretion system protein GspD: MKTTLQLLIIVVVTTIVPLHGQSIAEKKAYIHNTNTGLDAKTQKLLEQTNDALIHEKEELLSLYNDILELHENDASPEEYKDILDDVNNLKSNIKETQESWQQHAAISSIEEDYSLWHQPETTLKQLVIDYGSQDYVYLVPHDIGDVKLSINSNLPVPRESWNEMLAFILTENGIGIKQLNPYLRELFIINKDRSRFAAVTSSRADLNILPPHSHICYILSPKTPDPYTAFDFLSRFINVNNTSLEILGHSVFIAGTVDDISELLKLYDFVDNTSDDKEYKLITLTRAASEDIVSVLETIFHESSQSGKINRTTLNGMPAGLKIIPLNKSSHQSVFLFGSIEEINHAQDIIYDIESRIEGTQEKNVFVYTCKHSDPEDIAPLIEKAYHLLIDTGASLENTEAASDESAGKEPYSTFKGSNALVINPNPIAPERSASKNDASKRDNFIVDPQTGSIIMVVERTVLPMLKDLIKKLDIPKKMVHIEVLLFEKKVTDSNHFGLNILRIGNKATGSDSGWASFSSTGNVSYALDSSDLLSQRTGIFDFFMSRKKRGIVPSYDFAYNFLISQRDITVHSSPSVTTINQTPASIKLVEEISVNTGAISNDNTTETTYSRNQYGITIEITPTVHEPDDFNGDIETFISLDTNITFDDTPSTSSSNQPDITRRNIKNQVRIANGQTVILGGLRRKNSDDIKESMPFLGEIPGIGKLFGETRMSGSSTEMFVFITPTVISDSQEDIMRMQQQELKWRPGDNTTFLTRLLEAKQYEKKRLFKGSLEVLMGRPKHETIFPEE; this comes from the coding sequence GAACAGACAAACGACGCCCTTATACACGAAAAAGAAGAGCTCCTCTCGTTATATAACGACATCCTAGAACTCCATGAAAACGATGCCTCACCAGAAGAATACAAAGACATCCTCGACGACGTCAATAACTTAAAATCAAACATCAAAGAAACACAGGAATCGTGGCAACAGCACGCTGCAATATCGTCAATAGAAGAAGATTATTCGCTGTGGCATCAACCCGAGACAACACTAAAACAACTTGTCATCGACTACGGCTCACAAGATTATGTATACCTTGTCCCTCACGACATCGGAGATGTAAAGCTAAGCATAAACTCCAACCTTCCTGTCCCTCGTGAGTCGTGGAATGAAATGCTCGCCTTCATCCTTACAGAGAACGGCATAGGAATAAAACAGCTAAACCCATACCTAAGAGAGCTCTTCATAATAAACAAAGACCGCTCACGTTTCGCCGCCGTGACATCCTCGCGCGCCGACCTCAACATCCTGCCGCCACATTCTCATATATGCTACATTTTGTCGCCGAAAACCCCAGACCCATATACTGCCTTCGACTTCTTGTCACGCTTCATCAATGTCAACAACACATCATTAGAAATCTTAGGACATTCAGTGTTCATCGCCGGCACCGTCGATGATATCAGCGAACTACTTAAACTCTATGACTTCGTCGACAACACAAGCGATGACAAAGAATACAAACTCATAACACTAACAAGAGCCGCCTCTGAAGATATTGTCAGCGTATTAGAAACAATATTCCACGAATCGTCACAAAGCGGGAAGATCAACCGTACAACCCTCAACGGCATGCCTGCAGGGCTAAAGATAATACCGCTAAACAAGTCATCACACCAGTCAGTGTTCCTCTTCGGCAGCATCGAAGAGATTAACCACGCACAAGATATTATCTACGACATAGAAAGTAGAATCGAAGGAACGCAAGAAAAAAATGTCTTCGTATACACATGTAAACACTCCGACCCAGAAGATATCGCCCCTCTCATCGAAAAAGCATACCATCTGCTTATCGATACTGGAGCATCACTAGAGAACACTGAAGCCGCATCAGACGAAAGCGCCGGAAAAGAACCATATTCGACATTCAAAGGCTCAAACGCGCTGGTGATAAATCCAAACCCAATAGCCCCAGAACGGTCTGCATCGAAAAACGACGCATCAAAACGTGACAACTTCATCGTAGACCCACAGACAGGGTCGATAATAATGGTAGTAGAAAGAACTGTGCTGCCTATGCTTAAAGACCTTATCAAAAAGCTAGACATCCCTAAAAAAATGGTGCATATCGAGGTGCTCCTCTTCGAGAAAAAAGTCACCGACAGCAACCACTTCGGCCTAAACATCCTACGCATCGGAAATAAAGCCACAGGGTCCGACTCAGGATGGGCATCGTTTTCTTCTACAGGAAACGTCTCATATGCCCTAGACTCTTCAGACTTGCTGTCTCAACGCACAGGAATCTTCGACTTCTTCATGAGCAGAAAAAAACGTGGCATCGTTCCATCATACGACTTCGCCTATAACTTCCTAATATCACAGCGCGATATCACAGTACACTCTTCGCCTTCAGTAACGACGATAAACCAGACGCCCGCTTCGATAAAACTCGTAGAAGAAATCTCTGTAAATACCGGTGCCATCAGTAATGACAACACCACAGAAACAACATATTCTCGTAACCAATATGGTATAACTATAGAAATAACCCCTACCGTACATGAACCTGACGACTTCAATGGCGACATCGAAACATTTATCTCCCTAGACACAAACATCACCTTCGACGATACGCCATCGACATCATCATCAAACCAGCCAGATATAACACGCCGAAACATCAAAAACCAAGTGCGCATCGCCAATGGACAGACAGTAATCCTCGGAGGGCTGCGCCGTAAAAACTCCGACGACATAAAAGAATCTATGCCTTTCCTCGGTGAAATCCCCGGAATAGGAAAACTCTTCGGCGAAACTCGCATGTCAGGAAGCTCTACAGAAATGTTCGTATTCATAACACCTACCGTCATCAGCGACTCTCAAGAGGATATAATGCGTATGCAGCAACAAGAACTAAAGTGGCGGCCCGGAGACAACACCACCTTCTTAACGCGCCTCCTCGAAGCCAAGCAATATGAAAAAAAACGCCTCTTCAAAGGAAGCCTTGAAGTCCTTATGGGACGCCCAAAACACGAAACAATATTCCCTGAGGAATAA
- a CDS encoding type II secretion system F family protein — protein sequence MPLFNYESLSSTGRRNKGIIDASDIREAREKLREQGFTVTKILKSTKATKTTTLKNKDLLTITVQLSQMINAGVPLYDSLKILEEQYRCEAFSPIIVNICDQVKNGRSLSEALSLFPESFDTIYCSMVAAGESSGSLDTMLLRISSLLKKQNTIRSQTITAMIYPAVLALFTLAVVVVLMTFVVPTIEDIFDATRVNAYTRLVLSISHFLSGYWLLYIPIIAGITLSATLYLKSPAGKVWRDNAALKMPLIKTAVVQVAIARFSRTMATLQEGGVSIIESLRLARKTMKNSALEKVVEDAEEKIIAGSSLSKQLATSSIIPVMVSRMLAVGEDTGDTATMFSKIADIFEEDTEKTLTRITALAQPVILVTLGAIVGLVLLAVLIPFTDITALTP from the coding sequence ATGCCTCTATTCAACTACGAAAGCCTCTCATCTACCGGAAGGCGTAACAAAGGAATCATCGACGCCAGCGATATCCGCGAAGCTCGCGAGAAGCTTCGCGAACAAGGCTTCACCGTCACAAAAATCCTCAAAAGCACAAAAGCAACAAAAACTACGACCCTAAAAAACAAAGACCTTCTAACCATAACAGTACAGCTTTCACAGATGATAAACGCCGGAGTCCCTCTCTATGACAGCCTCAAAATCCTAGAAGAACAATATCGTTGCGAAGCCTTCAGCCCAATAATCGTCAACATCTGTGATCAAGTAAAAAATGGGCGCTCCTTATCTGAAGCTCTATCACTCTTTCCTGAAAGCTTCGATACCATATACTGCTCCATGGTCGCTGCAGGAGAGTCTTCTGGCTCCCTCGACACCATGCTTTTAAGAATATCTTCCCTTCTAAAAAAACAAAATACCATACGATCACAGACGATAACAGCAATGATATATCCCGCTGTTCTCGCGCTGTTCACCCTCGCTGTCGTCGTGGTGCTCATGACCTTCGTCGTGCCGACAATAGAAGATATCTTCGACGCCACCAGAGTCAACGCATACACACGCCTCGTTCTGTCGATAAGCCATTTTCTCTCGGGATACTGGCTGCTTTACATACCAATAATAGCGGGAATAACACTATCAGCAACACTATACCTTAAATCCCCGGCAGGAAAAGTGTGGCGCGACAACGCTGCATTAAAAATGCCCTTAATCAAAACCGCCGTTGTCCAGGTTGCAATAGCGCGCTTCTCGAGAACAATGGCGACGCTACAAGAAGGTGGCGTATCCATCATAGAATCATTACGCCTAGCACGTAAGACAATGAAAAACAGCGCGCTAGAAAAAGTTGTCGAAGACGCCGAAGAAAAGATAATAGCAGGAAGCTCTCTAAGCAAACAGCTAGCGACATCGTCGATAATACCGGTGATGGTTTCGAGGATGCTCGCCGTCGGCGAAGACACCGGCGATACGGCGACGATGTTCTCCAAAATCGCCGACATCTTCGAAGAAGATACAGAAAAAACATTAACGCGAATAACGGCATTAGCGCAGCCTGTGATACTCGTAACACTGGGGGCTATCGTAGGGCTCGTACTTCTGGCAGTATTGATCCCCTTCACCGACATCACAGCACTAACACCATAA
- a CDS encoding general secretion pathway protein GspG — translation MKKTKLLRRNITLIEIIIVMFFITIITGVVAYNIKGALDEGKAFKTLEGIKQLETVLSMEIENNDKIDPEDLANYKFLDELKQYQHPLVKNWDALVKDGWGVRYIISYDEEYGTITITSKKFDLYQKDHPSSLFKQ, via the coding sequence ATGAAAAAAACAAAATTACTACGAAGAAACATCACCCTAATAGAAATTATCATCGTGATGTTCTTTATAACGATAATCACCGGCGTCGTAGCGTATAATATCAAAGGCGCCCTCGACGAAGGGAAAGCCTTCAAAACCCTCGAAGGAATAAAACAGCTCGAAACAGTGCTCTCTATGGAGATAGAAAATAACGACAAAATCGATCCCGAAGACCTCGCCAACTACAAATTTCTTGATGAATTAAAACAATATCAACACCCTCTTGTAAAAAACTGGGACGCCCTCGTTAAAGACGGATGGGGAGTGCGATATATCATCTCATACGACGAGGAGTACGGCACGATAACGATAACATCGAAAAAATTCGATCTTTATCAGAAAGACCACCCTTCGTCACTATTTAAGCAGTAA
- the gspE gene encoding type II secretion system ATPase GspE, which yields MNEEKILSNNEQHIVDILKKQGVLNDGTITKTLQKITNTNTTFLEELLNRAIISQDSLNHAYALHFNMDVYNDIPNITVPANVFAKIPYSFTQKNTLLPIRYDDDTLVVAVADPLHLEALEDLTVMLSCDVKAVYCNKNTITTAIEERYKHDNTAASELLDDLKNHSEIINDLDDTEAYDLLATNAQAPIIKLLNLILSEAINQEASDIHFEPSEKGLKVRYRIDGILQNRHTPPQKYQTQLLTRIKVMAKLDIAERRLPQDGRIKLRMGGRDIDFRVSTAPTINGERIVLRILHKGNVVLGIDNIGMDDTIIDTFKKIISIPEGIILVTGPTGSGKTTTLYSALCEIYTDETNIMTIEDPVEYKIPGISQIAVKPKIGLDFAAGLRHILRQDPDIIMVGEIRDKETADIAIQSALTGHLVISTLHTNDAPSAITRLVDMAIEPYLLSSTLVGIVAQRLVRCICPECKAPYNPTPQELSDIGLDIKDLDNGVLFRGKGCPECYESGYKGRHGVYELMLVDDTIKKQIIQSADAGALKDLALQHGMRSLRQHGAKLVAKGITTVTEILRVSRGV from the coding sequence ATGAACGAAGAAAAAATCCTCTCTAACAACGAACAACATATCGTCGACATCCTCAAAAAACAAGGGGTCCTCAACGACGGCACCATAACGAAAACATTACAAAAAATCACCAACACCAATACAACGTTCCTCGAGGAACTTCTCAACCGCGCCATCATATCACAAGACTCCCTAAATCACGCATACGCACTGCATTTTAACATGGACGTATATAACGATATCCCCAATATCACCGTCCCTGCCAACGTCTTCGCAAAAATCCCTTACAGCTTCACACAAAAAAATACACTGTTACCAATAAGATATGACGACGACACCCTCGTCGTCGCCGTCGCCGACCCACTCCACCTAGAAGCCCTCGAAGATCTTACTGTCATGCTTTCATGCGATGTAAAAGCCGTATACTGTAATAAGAATACCATAACAACCGCTATAGAAGAACGCTACAAGCATGACAACACAGCAGCCTCGGAGCTCCTCGACGACCTAAAAAACCACAGCGAAATAATCAACGATCTCGATGACACAGAAGCCTATGACCTACTAGCTACCAACGCTCAAGCCCCTATAATAAAACTACTAAACCTCATCCTTAGCGAAGCAATAAATCAAGAAGCTTCCGATATACACTTCGAACCCTCAGAAAAAGGACTAAAAGTACGATACCGTATCGATGGCATACTGCAAAATCGACATACACCACCACAAAAATACCAAACACAACTGCTTACACGCATCAAAGTGATGGCAAAACTCGACATCGCAGAACGACGACTCCCTCAAGATGGAAGAATAAAATTGCGTATGGGTGGTCGCGATATAGATTTCCGCGTAAGCACAGCACCAACAATCAACGGAGAACGTATCGTCCTGCGTATTCTGCATAAAGGCAATGTTGTCCTGGGAATCGACAATATCGGTATGGACGACACCATCATTGACACCTTTAAGAAGATTATCTCTATACCAGAAGGAATTATACTCGTAACAGGGCCTACAGGAAGTGGTAAAACAACAACACTATACAGCGCCCTCTGCGAAATATATACAGACGAAACAAACATCATGACTATCGAAGATCCTGTAGAATATAAGATTCCAGGAATCTCACAGATAGCAGTAAAGCCAAAGATAGGCCTCGACTTCGCAGCAGGACTGAGACATATCCTCCGACAAGACCCCGATATCATAATGGTAGGAGAAATTCGTGACAAAGAAACCGCCGATATAGCTATACAATCAGCACTAACCGGGCACCTCGTCATAAGCACACTACACACAAACGACGCCCCTTCGGCAATAACACGACTAGTCGATATGGCAATAGAACCATACCTTCTATCTTCGACACTCGTCGGTATCGTAGCACAAAGGCTTGTTCGATGCATCTGCCCTGAATGTAAAGCGCCTTACAATCCTACACCACAAGAACTCAGCGATATCGGCCTCGACATCAAAGACCTCGACAATGGCGTGCTCTTCCGAGGAAAAGGATGCCCCGAATGCTACGAATCAGGATACAAAGGACGCCATGGAGTCTATGAACTTATGCTCGTCGACGACACTATAAAAAAACAGATAATACAAAGTGCTGATGCCGGAGCCTTGAAAGATTTAGCTTTACAGCATGGCATGCGCTCGCTACGGCAACACGGTGCCAAGCTCGTCGCCAAAGGAATTACCACCGTCACCGAAATTCTAAGAGTATCACGAGGAGTATAA